One genomic window of Dehalococcoidia bacterium includes the following:
- a CDS encoding methylenetetrahydrofolate reductase: protein MKAGTNLEKVLESGTFAVTAEVGPPKSATARVVEKKGETIKQYVDAVNVTDNQTAIVRMSSMAGCVILKQMGLDTVLQITCRDRNRIAIQSDVLGAVALGIGNILCLSGDHQALGNHPSAKGVFDIDSIQLIQALKAMRDERKFICGDDITGEVPIHIGAVENPFADPQAFRIQRLAKKVRAGADFIQTQVIFDIDRFAKWMREVTARELDKQIHILAGIIPLKSAAMARHMRDHVPGIEVPDQLIRRMENASDPQAEGVTISLEIIEDVRRISGIHGIHLFAVGWEDSIPVIVQRAALWPRPL from the coding sequence ATGAAAGCAGGAACTAACCTGGAGAAAGTGCTGGAGAGTGGAACTTTCGCGGTCACTGCTGAAGTCGGCCCTCCTAAAAGCGCCACAGCTCGCGTTGTGGAAAAGAAAGGAGAAACGATCAAGCAGTACGTTGATGCCGTCAACGTCACGGATAACCAGACTGCCATTGTCAGAATGTCCAGTATGGCCGGATGTGTGATCCTCAAACAGATGGGATTGGATACGGTATTGCAGATCACTTGCCGCGACCGCAATCGGATTGCTATTCAGAGCGATGTTCTGGGGGCAGTGGCGCTGGGGATTGGCAATATTTTGTGCCTCTCTGGCGATCATCAGGCGCTGGGAAATCACCCTAGCGCCAAAGGCGTTTTTGATATCGATTCGATCCAGTTGATCCAAGCGTTAAAGGCAATGCGGGATGAGAGGAAGTTCATCTGCGGCGATGACATTACAGGAGAGGTCCCCATCCACATCGGGGCCGTTGAAAATCCCTTCGCCGACCCGCAAGCGTTCAGGATTCAGCGGCTGGCCAAGAAGGTAAGAGCAGGGGCCGATTTCATTCAAACACAGGTGATCTTCGATATCGACCGGTTTGCCAAATGGATGAGGGAAGTGACGGCTCGCGAACTGGACAAGCAAATACATATTCTGGCCGGAATCATACCGCTCAAATCGGCGGCTATGGCCCGCCATATGCGTGATCATGTCCCTGGTATAGAAGTGCCGGACCAGTTGATCCGACGGATGGAGAATGCCAGCGATCCCCAAGCAGAAGGCGTGACGATATCTCTGGAAATCATTGAGGATGTCAGAAGGATTTCCGGGATACATGGCATTCATCTTTTCGCTGTTGGGTGGGAAGACAGCATCCCTGTTATCGTCCAGAGAGCGGCGCTCTGGCCCAGGCCGCTTTGA
- the cax gene encoding calcium/proton exchanger: MLRNTWFLPGSLLILAPLSIALNTLDIAPVAVFIVTLLSLIPISSLVSRSTQELSLRTATVVGSLLNATFGNIIELMIAIFAINQGLQEMVMASLAGSIILNILLLIGVSMIAGGLKHRDQTFNTSSVGVSSTMLLIAVAGLALPTIYAELAEPTVHTEHSVILMSRAVSITLGVTYLLSLVFVLFTHRHLFVSQREASEPATWSTAKAAMILGLSVGLAAIESNILVGVIQPIIDTTHLHQAFVGLVVIAVITNIPEHMAAIQFGLRDNITLSLEIGMNSAIQIALFVVPILVLISPLLGTSMSLAFPPFLIVGMILSVMIINYIGSDGICNWLEGVQLVAVYAIIAIAFYFV; encoded by the coding sequence ATGCTCCGAAACACGTGGTTTCTCCCCGGTTCGTTGCTCATTCTGGCTCCTCTCTCCATTGCCTTAAATACTCTGGATATTGCTCCGGTGGCAGTATTCATCGTAACGTTGCTGAGTCTAATCCCAATCTCCAGCCTTGTGTCCAGATCAACCCAGGAACTTTCGTTGAGGACTGCCACTGTTGTGGGAAGTCTGCTCAATGCCACTTTCGGCAATATCATAGAACTCATGATTGCCATTTTTGCCATCAACCAGGGGTTGCAGGAAATGGTGATGGCTTCGCTGGCTGGTTCCATCATCCTTAATATTCTTCTGCTCATTGGCGTCAGCATGATCGCTGGCGGGCTCAAACATAGAGATCAAACCTTCAATACGTCCTCCGTCGGAGTTTCTTCCACTATGCTGCTTATTGCAGTTGCCGGCCTCGCCCTGCCGACGATTTACGCAGAGCTCGCAGAGCCAACAGTCCATACGGAACACTCGGTCATCCTCATGAGCCGCGCGGTCTCCATAACACTGGGAGTAACCTATCTGTTGAGTCTTGTCTTCGTTTTGTTCACTCACCGCCACCTCTTTGTCAGCCAACGCGAAGCCTCCGAGCCAGCCACATGGAGCACAGCCAAGGCGGCAATGATTCTAGGTCTGTCTGTCGGGCTGGCGGCTATCGAGTCGAACATATTAGTCGGTGTGATCCAACCCATCATCGATACCACCCATCTTCATCAGGCATTTGTGGGACTGGTCGTCATCGCGGTGATTACCAATATCCCGGAGCACATGGCAGCGATTCAATTCGGACTGAGAGACAACATCACACTGTCACTCGAAATCGGTATGAATTCCGCAATACAGATTGCGCTCTTTGTGGTTCCCATTCTGGTTTTGATCAGCCCGCTGCTTGGAACCAGCATGAGCCTTGCTTTTCCCCCATTCCTGATCGTGGGTATGATTTTGAGCGTGATGATCATCAATTACATCGGCAGCGATGGCATCTGCAACTGGCTGGAAGGGGTTCAACTGGTGGCT